The Brenneria rubrifaciens genome has a window encoding:
- the nadA gene encoding quinolinate synthase NadA yields MSILFDSNETIYPFPAKPKPLSAEQKQHYRGRIKTLLQQKNAVIVAHYYTDPEIQALAEETGGCVADSLEMARFGSTHTASTLLVAGVRFMGETAKILNPEKTVLMPTLEAECSLDLGCPSEAFSQFCDSHPDRTVVVYANTSAAVKARADWVVTSSIAVELIEHLDSLGEKIIWAPDRHLGSYVQKQTGADVLCWQGACIVHDEFKTQALKRMKVLYPEAAILVHPESPQSVVEMADAVGSTSQLIQAAQTLPQRELIVATDRGIFYKMQQACPNKTLLEAPTAGEGATCRSCAHCPWMAMNGLEAIANGLERGGSHEIHVDAALREGALVPLNRMLAFAAELKLRVRGNA; encoded by the coding sequence ATGAGCATCCTTTTCGATAGCAATGAAACAATTTATCCCTTCCCGGCAAAGCCTAAACCCTTGTCTGCTGAACAAAAGCAGCACTACCGTGGCAGGATAAAAACCTTACTACAGCAGAAAAATGCGGTAATTGTTGCCCATTACTATACTGATCCGGAAATCCAGGCGTTAGCGGAAGAAACCGGTGGTTGTGTGGCGGACTCATTGGAAATGGCTCGTTTCGGCAGCACGCATACCGCCTCGACGCTGTTGGTCGCAGGGGTTCGTTTCATGGGCGAAACGGCAAAAATCCTTAACCCGGAAAAAACCGTGCTGATGCCTACGCTTGAGGCGGAGTGTTCGCTCGACCTCGGTTGTCCGAGCGAAGCGTTCAGCCAGTTTTGTGATAGTCATCCCGACCGCACCGTGGTGGTCTACGCTAACACGTCCGCCGCAGTCAAGGCACGCGCCGACTGGGTCGTGACATCCAGTATCGCTGTTGAATTGATTGAGCACCTCGACAGTCTGGGAGAAAAAATTATCTGGGCGCCCGATCGCCATCTGGGGAGTTACGTGCAAAAGCAGACCGGGGCCGATGTACTGTGTTGGCAAGGGGCCTGTATCGTGCATGATGAGTTTAAAACTCAGGCGCTGAAACGCATGAAAGTGCTTTACCCGGAGGCGGCGATTCTGGTGCACCCGGAATCTCCTCAAAGCGTTGTCGAAATGGCCGATGCAGTCGGTTCAACCAGTCAGTTGATTCAGGCGGCACAAACGCTGCCTCAGCGTGAACTGATTGTGGCCACCGATCGCGGTATTTTTTACAAGATGCAGCAGGCGTGCCCAAATAAGACACTTTTAGAAGCGCCAACCGCGGGTGAGGGGGCGACTTGCCGTAGCTGCGCACATTGTCCCTGGATGGCGATGAATGGCCTTGAGGCGATTGCCAACGGTTTGGAACGGGGGGGAAGTCATGAAATCCATGTCGATGCCGCACTGCGCGAAGGCGCACTGGTTCCGCTGAATCGGATGCTTGCTTTTGCGGCGGAATTGAAATTACGCGTACGCGGGAATGCCTGA
- the zitB gene encoding CDF family zinc transporter ZitB gives MAHNHTHAESSNSKRLLAAFIITATFMVAEVVGGLLSGSLALLADAGHMLTDTAALFVALLAVRFAQKKPNARHTFGYSRFTTLAAFVNALTLLAITAFIVWEAIQRFYEPQPVAGVPMLLVAIGGMLANIVAFWLLHHGSEEKNINVRAAALHVLGDLLGSVGAIAAALIILFTNWTPIDPILSILVSCLVLRSAWSLMKESIHELLEGTPSQISIEALKKDLTMNISEVRNIHHVHVWQIGEKPMMTLHAQVIPPYDHDALLRKIQAYLLENYQVGHTTIQMEYQHYDGEHCDIHPAVGHHHPH, from the coding sequence ATGGCACACAACCACACTCATGCGGAGTCAAGCAACAGCAAACGCCTGCTGGCGGCATTTATTATTACGGCAACCTTTATGGTGGCGGAAGTGGTGGGGGGATTGTTGTCGGGTTCTCTTGCGCTACTCGCGGATGCCGGTCATATGCTGACCGATACGGCGGCCCTGTTCGTCGCACTTCTGGCCGTCCGTTTTGCCCAGAAGAAACCGAATGCCCGTCATACCTTCGGCTATTCGCGCTTCACCACGCTTGCCGCGTTCGTCAACGCTCTGACGCTGTTGGCCATTACCGCATTCATTGTCTGGGAGGCGATCCAGCGCTTCTACGAACCTCAACCCGTAGCGGGTGTCCCTATGCTACTGGTTGCCATTGGGGGCATGCTGGCGAATATCGTCGCCTTCTGGTTATTGCACCACGGCAGCGAAGAGAAAAACATTAATGTCCGGGCCGCCGCTCTGCATGTGCTGGGCGATTTACTCGGCTCGGTTGGCGCGATCGCCGCAGCACTCATCATTCTGTTCACCAACTGGACGCCTATCGACCCTATTCTGTCGATTTTAGTCTCCTGCCTGGTATTGCGCAGCGCGTGGTCACTGATGAAAGAGAGTATTCATGAACTGCTGGAAGGTACGCCGAGCCAGATAAGTATTGAGGCGCTCAAGAAAGATCTGACCATGAATATTTCCGAAGTGAGAAATATCCATCATGTGCACGTATGGCAGATTGGCGAAAAACCTATGATGACGCTGCACGCACAGGTCATTCCACCTTACGATCACGATGCGTTATTAAGGAAGATTCAGGCGTATTTACTGGAAAACTATCAGGTTGGCCACACAACAATACAGATGGAGTACCAGCACTATGACGGTGAACACTGCGATATCCATCCCGCAGTTGGTCATCATCACCCTCATTGA
- a CDS encoding DUF554 domain-containing protein, translating into MVGPLINSAAILIGGGMGVALRRFIPQRLQDGLPPAFAMVSIAMGITLIVKVQQLPAVALAVVIGVAVGELLRMEYGVQQFGRFIQKMLSRVLPTAEHRLPQDVYTQNFTALIVLFCASGTGVVGALTEGLTGDYQLLIIKSALDIFTAMIFSITLGFAVMSIAIPQLIIQALLFFFAKLIMPFMTVITMGDFSACGGIIMVAVGLRIAQIKLFAVVNFLPALILIVPISLYWHRLFG; encoded by the coding sequence ATGGTAGGCCCTTTGATTAATAGTGCCGCTATCCTGATCGGTGGTGGTATGGGTGTTGCCCTTCGGCGGTTTATTCCGCAACGCCTGCAGGACGGATTGCCTCCGGCGTTTGCCATGGTATCTATCGCGATGGGGATAACCCTGATCGTCAAGGTGCAGCAACTGCCCGCAGTCGCCTTGGCGGTTGTCATCGGTGTTGCGGTAGGCGAATTGCTGCGTATGGAATATGGCGTTCAGCAGTTTGGGCGATTTATCCAAAAAATGCTGAGCCGAGTTTTGCCAACGGCTGAACACCGGTTACCACAGGACGTTTATACACAAAATTTCACCGCCTTGATCGTGTTGTTCTGTGCTAGTGGTACGGGCGTGGTCGGGGCGTTAACCGAAGGATTAACCGGCGATTACCAGTTACTGATTATCAAATCGGCTCTGGATATTTTTACCGCGATGATCTTCTCAATTACGCTCGGTTTCGCGGTGATGTCGATTGCCATCCCGCAGTTAATTATCCAGGCGCTGCTGTTCTTCTTCGCCAAACTGATAATGCCCTTCATGACCGTGATCACCATGGGGGATTTTTCCGCCTGTGGCGGCATCATTATGGTTGCTGTCGGATTGCGGATTGCTCAGATTAAGCTCTTTGCGGTCGTCAACTTCCTGCCTGCGCTGATACTGATCGTTCCAATATCCCTATACTGGCACCGTCTCTTCGGCTGA
- the pnuC gene encoding nicotinamide riboside transporter PnuC, translated as MDFFSTSNILVHIPLGAGGYALSWIEAIGTLFGLLCIWLASLEKTINYPFGLLNVTLFAVIFFQIQLYASLLLQIFFFAANIYGWYAWTRKTDANEIELRIRWLPLPKLVGWSAASVLAIGLMTVYIDPVFAMLTRVAVLAMQMFGLDVQMPELQPDAFPFWDSTMMVLSIVAMLLMTRKYVENWLLWVVIDIISVVIFAYQGVYAMALEYAILTLVALNGSWLWIKSARDNHAVPLARDT; from the coding sequence ATGGATTTTTTCAGTACCAGCAATATCTTGGTTCACATTCCCCTGGGTGCGGGCGGATACGCGCTGTCCTGGATCGAGGCGATCGGCACGTTGTTCGGGCTATTGTGCATCTGGCTGGCGAGTCTGGAAAAGACCATTAACTACCCGTTTGGTTTGCTCAACGTCACGCTGTTCGCGGTAATTTTCTTCCAGATTCAACTCTACGCCAGCCTGCTGCTGCAAATTTTCTTTTTCGCCGCCAATATTTATGGCTGGTATGCCTGGACACGCAAGACCGATGCGAATGAGATTGAACTCAGGATCCGCTGGCTACCTTTGCCGAAGCTGGTTGGCTGGTCCGCTGCGAGCGTGCTGGCGATTGGTCTGATGACGGTCTATATCGATCCGGTTTTCGCCATGCTGACGCGCGTGGCGGTATTGGCTATGCAAATGTTCGGCCTGGATGTACAGATGCCGGAGCTGCAACCTGACGCGTTCCCGTTCTGGGATTCCACAATGATGGTGTTATCCATTGTGGCTATGCTGCTGATGACGCGAAAATATGTTGAAAACTGGCTGCTTTGGGTGGTGATCGACATTATCAGCGTGGTGATTTTTGCCTATCAGGGGGTTTATGCCATGGCGCTGGAATATGCCATTCTGACGCTGGTTGCGCTGAACGGCTCCTGGCTGTGGATTAAAAGTGCGCGGGACAATCACGCCGTACCGCTGGCCCGCGACACCTGA